A window of the Halobacteriovorax sp. HLS genome harbors these coding sequences:
- the rplA gene encoding 50S ribosomal protein L1, translating into MTKLKSKKYIEAASKIEAGKQYSINEALELAKSTSFAKFDETIDLAFRLGVDPRHADQMIRGALALPAGTGKEVRVCVITSGDKIKAAEEAGADFAGGDDIVQKIAGGWLDFDRVIASPDMMGKLGRIGRVLGPRGLMPNPKLGTVTPDVAKAVAEQKAGKVEYRTEKTGIIHVPVGKVSFSAEDIRKNVNAVVSAIVKAKPASAKGTYLKSLTVSTTMGPGIKVDTLEALNVAK; encoded by the coding sequence ATGACTAAATTAAAGTCAAAAAAATATATCGAAGCCGCTTCAAAAATTGAGGCTGGTAAACAATATTCAATCAACGAAGCATTAGAACTTGCAAAGTCTACTAGTTTTGCAAAATTTGATGAAACAATTGATCTTGCATTTAGACTTGGTGTTGATCCAAGACATGCTGATCAAATGATCCGTGGAGCACTTGCTCTTCCTGCTGGTACAGGAAAAGAAGTAAGAGTGTGTGTGATTACTTCTGGTGACAAAATTAAAGCAGCTGAAGAGGCTGGTGCAGATTTTGCTGGTGGTGATGATATCGTTCAAAAAATTGCTGGTGGATGGTTAGATTTCGACAGAGTGATTGCTTCTCCAGACATGATGGGTAAGTTAGGTAGAATTGGTAGAGTTTTAGGGCCAAGAGGTCTTATGCCTAACCCAAAGCTTGGAACAGTAACTCCAGATGTTGCTAAGGCCGTAGCTGAGCAAAAAGCTGGTAAGGTTGAGTACCGTACAGAGAAGACTGGTATTATCCACGTTCCTGTAGGGAAGGTTTCTTTTTCTGCTGAAGATATTAGAAAGAACGTTAATGCAGTTGTTTCTGCAATCGTTAAGGCTAAGCCTGCTTCTGCAAAAGGAACTTATTTAAAATCACTGACTGTTAGTACAACTATGGGTCCAGGGATTAAAGTAGATACTTTAGAAGCGTTAAACGTAGCTAAATAG
- the rplJ gene encoding 50S ribosomal protein L10: MLTRDEKGVIIDSLKSDIENAKGIFLTNVIGLTSNDGVALRKTIRESQGKLVVTRNTLFGLASKGTVAEELLSGLKGPQAVAFAFEDAPGVAKALKEAGKAHEVVELRGGLLDGKVLSIEEVQHLADLPSLDEMLGTLLATFNAPISALARVLFAIQEQKESGAEAAPVEAAAAEEAPAEATEE; encoded by the coding sequence ATGTTAACCAGAGATGAGAAAGGCGTTATTATCGACTCACTTAAAAGTGACATCGAAAATGCGAAGGGTATTTTTCTCACAAACGTTATCGGACTGACTTCAAACGACGGTGTTGCTCTAAGAAAGACAATTAGAGAAAGCCAGGGGAAGTTAGTAGTAACGAGAAATACTCTTTTTGGACTTGCGTCTAAAGGGACTGTGGCAGAGGAATTACTGTCAGGTCTTAAGGGTCCACAAGCTGTTGCATTCGCATTTGAAGATGCACCAGGTGTTGCGAAGGCTTTAAAAGAAGCTGGAAAGGCACATGAAGTAGTTGAGCTAAGAGGCGGTCTTTTAGATGGAAAAGTTCTTTCTATCGAAGAAGTTCAGCACCTTGCAGATCTTCCTTCACTTGATGAAATGTTAGGTACATTACTTGCTACTTTCAATGCACCAATTTCTGCATTAGCAAGAGTATTATTTGCAATTCAAGAGCAAAAGGAATCTGGAGCAGAAGCTGCTCCTGTTGAAGCTGCAGCAGCCGAAGAAGCGCCAGCTGAAGCAACTGAAGAGTAA
- the rplL gene encoding 50S ribosomal protein L7/L12 produces MSITNEQFIEHISSMSVLEVAGLVKELEEKFGVSAAPVAVAGAAAGAAAEEQTEFTVMLTEAGAKKINVIKEVRGITGLGLKEAKELVESAPKAIKEGVEKAEAEEIKKKLEAAGAKAELK; encoded by the coding sequence ATGTCAATCACAAACGAACAATTTATCGAGCATATCTCATCAATGTCAGTACTTGAAGTTGCTGGACTAGTTAAAGAATTAGAAGAAAAATTTGGTGTTTCTGCAGCTCCTGTTGCAGTAGCTGGTGCAGCTGCTGGTGCAGCAGCAGAAGAGCAAACTGAATTTACAGTAATGCTTACTGAAGCAGGTGCTAAGAAAATTAACGTAATTAAAGAAGTTAGAGGAATCACTGGTCTAGGTCTTAAAGAAGCAAAAGAACTAGTTGAAAGTGCTCCAAAAGCAATCAAAGAAGGCGTAGAAAAAGCAGAAGCAGAAGAAATCAAGAAGAAACTTGAAGCTGCTGGTGCGAAAGCTGAGCTTAAGTAA
- the rpoB gene encoding DNA-directed RNA polymerase subunit beta, producing MTEVFKPNEWYRKSFSTAPKVLETPPLMNLQLKSFEDFLQADVPHAQRRMVGLQQVFHSVFPIHDFNKTVSLEFVSYTLEEPKYSVKECRQRGLSYEAPLKVVVRLVFYELTVDKDGNEQRTVSSIKEQEVYLGNIPLMADTGSFVYNGTERVIVSQLHRSPGIIFEHDSGKKHSSGKLLYSARIIPHRGSWLDFEFDHKNVLFARIDRKRKLHATVVLKAMGYSTTDLLEMFYEMETLKFAKDGSFSRELDFNNMIGTRAFNDILDPKTGAALVKKGKKYTKASVRKMVDAGVTELSAEIEEVVGKVVAEDIFDENTGEVLCLANEAISEAKIQELMAAGINEVKVLYIDMINFGDQVRNTLLLDKTDSKEDALIKIFERLRPGEPPTVEAAELLFQNLFFNEEKYDLSRVGRMKINYKFGLNVPVENTVLTQEDIVMTAKYLVELNNGKGKVDDIDHLGNRRVRAVGELLENQFRVGLVRMERAVKERMAIQEIETMMPYDLVNQKPVSAAVKEFFGSSQLSQFMDQTNPLSEVTHKRRLSALGPGGLTRERAGFEVRDVHSTHYGRMCPVETPEGPNIGLITSLATFARVSEYGFIETPYQTVNEDLTLGAAKYFSAFEEEGKVIAQIDSNHIENGKVHGEHVPSRAAGEFTLVPQDQVELMDVSPQQMISIATSLIPFLEHDDANRALMGSNMMRQAVPVVRTDAPIVGTGIESTVARDSGAILFAKHSGRVIFVDSNRIVIQRDKFQEGQSGVDIYKLVKYQRTNQNTCNNQKALVKEGDIVSKGMVIADGPGTQLGDLALGQNVLVAFMPWGGYNYEDSILINERLLARDVFTSVHIESYEVEARDTKLGKEEITRDIPNVSEEALKDLDEAGIIRVGAIIKPGDILVGKITPKGETQLSPEEKLLKAIFGDKAGDVKDTSLRAPSSVRGTVIDAKVYTREGVELCSRSKEIIEQETTLIRRDERIQIKAIQTSSILKIAEMLKGAKTTDKLVSEDGSTELLPKGVDITGQALSSIPFELIGYLPLEASLEERLSEYFADVRNRINRVRQKANDEIAKHHRGDELPPGVIKKVTIYVAIKRKLQSGDKMAGRHGNKGVISNVLPQEDMPFLADGTPVEIVLNPLGVPSRMNIGQLLELHLGWAGRGLGEKMKALIEDQVAMAEIKDYIYAIYETEEVKNWLKKASDKEVQAVADQLATGVRFSTSAFDGAKEEKIRDMLALADLETNGKTTLFDGITGDAFAEDVTVGAMYMLKLHHLVDEKLHARSTGPYSLVTQQPLGGKAQFGGQRLGEMEVWALEAYGAAYTLQEFLTVKSDDVIGRTRMYESIVKGEQVLEPGLPESFNVLIRELQALCLDVKLDESTEEEFFN from the coding sequence ATGACTGAGGTTTTTAAGCCGAATGAATGGTACCGCAAGAGTTTTTCTACAGCTCCAAAAGTACTAGAGACCCCTCCACTCATGAATCTACAGTTGAAATCATTTGAAGATTTTCTTCAAGCTGATGTGCCGCATGCACAAAGAAGAATGGTTGGACTACAACAAGTTTTCCACTCTGTTTTTCCTATTCACGATTTCAACAAAACTGTTTCATTGGAATTTGTTAGTTACACATTAGAAGAGCCAAAATACTCTGTAAAAGAGTGTCGCCAAAGAGGCCTTTCTTATGAAGCACCACTTAAAGTGGTTGTTCGTCTAGTATTCTACGAGTTAACTGTAGATAAAGACGGAAACGAACAAAGAACTGTATCATCAATAAAGGAACAAGAAGTTTATCTTGGAAATATTCCTTTAATGGCCGACACAGGTTCATTTGTTTACAACGGAACTGAGAGAGTTATTGTTTCTCAGCTTCACAGATCTCCTGGTATTATTTTTGAACACGATTCAGGAAAGAAGCACTCAAGTGGTAAACTTCTTTATTCTGCACGTATTATTCCTCATAGAGGTTCTTGGTTAGACTTTGAGTTTGATCACAAGAATGTTCTTTTTGCCAGAATTGATAGAAAGAGAAAATTACACGCAACTGTTGTCTTAAAAGCAATGGGTTACTCTACTACAGACCTACTTGAAATGTTCTACGAAATGGAAACATTAAAGTTTGCAAAAGACGGAAGTTTCTCAAGAGAGCTTGATTTCAACAATATGATTGGAACAAGAGCGTTTAACGATATACTTGACCCGAAAACAGGTGCTGCACTTGTTAAGAAAGGGAAAAAATATACAAAAGCATCTGTAAGAAAAATGGTTGATGCTGGTGTAACTGAATTATCTGCTGAAATTGAAGAAGTAGTTGGTAAAGTTGTAGCAGAAGATATTTTTGATGAAAATACAGGTGAAGTTCTTTGTCTTGCTAATGAAGCCATTTCTGAAGCTAAGATCCAAGAACTCATGGCCGCTGGTATAAACGAAGTTAAAGTTCTTTACATTGATATGATCAACTTTGGTGATCAAGTAAGAAATACACTTCTTTTAGATAAGACAGATTCTAAAGAAGATGCGCTTATTAAAATCTTTGAAAGACTTCGTCCTGGTGAGCCACCAACAGTAGAAGCTGCAGAACTTCTATTCCAAAACTTATTCTTTAACGAAGAAAAATATGACCTCTCAAGAGTTGGTCGTATGAAAATTAATTATAAGTTTGGATTAAATGTACCTGTAGAAAATACAGTTTTAACTCAAGAAGATATTGTAATGACTGCTAAGTACCTTGTTGAACTTAACAACGGTAAAGGTAAAGTTGATGATATTGACCACTTGGGTAACAGAAGAGTAAGAGCAGTTGGTGAACTTCTTGAAAATCAATTTAGAGTTGGTTTAGTAAGAATGGAAAGAGCTGTTAAAGAAAGAATGGCGATTCAAGAAATTGAAACAATGATGCCATATGATCTTGTTAACCAAAAACCAGTGTCAGCTGCAGTTAAAGAATTCTTTGGTTCTTCTCAGCTTTCTCAGTTTATGGATCAAACAAATCCACTTTCTGAAGTAACTCACAAGAGACGTCTTTCTGCACTTGGACCTGGTGGTCTAACAAGAGAGAGAGCTGGTTTCGAAGTACGTGACGTTCACTCAACTCACTACGGAAGAATGTGTCCAGTTGAGACTCCAGAAGGACCAAACATTGGTCTAATTACTTCCCTTGCTACATTTGCAAGAGTTTCTGAGTATGGATTTATTGAAACTCCATATCAAACAGTTAACGAAGACCTTACTCTTGGTGCAGCTAAGTATTTCTCTGCATTTGAAGAAGAAGGAAAAGTTATTGCTCAGATTGACTCTAATCATATCGAAAATGGAAAAGTTCACGGTGAACACGTTCCATCTCGTGCGGCCGGTGAATTCACACTTGTTCCTCAGGATCAAGTTGAGCTAATGGACGTTTCGCCTCAACAGATGATTTCGATTGCAACATCTTTGATTCCATTCTTGGAGCATGATGATGCAAACCGTGCACTTATGGGGTCGAACATGATGAGACAGGCCGTGCCTGTTGTAAGAACAGATGCTCCAATCGTTGGAACAGGAATTGAAAGTACTGTTGCAAGAGATTCAGGTGCAATTCTTTTCGCAAAACATAGTGGTAGAGTTATTTTCGTAGACTCTAACAGAATTGTTATTCAAAGAGATAAGTTCCAAGAGGGACAATCTGGCGTTGATATCTACAAACTTGTTAAATATCAAAGAACTAACCAGAATACTTGTAATAACCAAAAAGCTCTTGTTAAAGAAGGTGATATCGTATCTAAGGGTATGGTTATCGCTGACGGTCCAGGAACGCAATTAGGTGATTTAGCTCTAGGTCAAAACGTTCTTGTAGCGTTTATGCCATGGGGTGGTTACAACTATGAAGATTCGATTCTAATTAATGAAAGACTTCTTGCTAGAGATGTTTTCACTTCAGTTCATATCGAAAGTTATGAAGTAGAAGCTAGAGATACAAAGCTTGGTAAAGAAGAGATCACTCGTGATATTCCAAATGTTTCAGAAGAAGCTCTTAAGGATCTTGATGAAGCTGGTATTATTCGTGTTGGTGCGATCATTAAGCCAGGAGATATTCTTGTTGGTAAGATCACTCCAAAGGGTGAAACACAACTTTCTCCAGAGGAAAAACTCCTTAAAGCGATCTTCGGTGATAAAGCTGGAGATGTTAAAGATACTTCTCTTAGAGCTCCATCTTCAGTACGTGGTACTGTTATTGATGCAAAAGTTTATACACGTGAAGGTGTTGAGCTTTGTAGCCGTTCTAAAGAGATTATTGAGCAAGAAACAACTCTTATTAGAAGAGATGAAAGAATTCAAATTAAAGCAATTCAAACATCTTCAATCCTTAAAATTGCAGAAATGTTAAAAGGTGCGAAAACTACTGATAAGCTTGTTTCTGAAGATGGTTCAACTGAACTTCTTCCAAAAGGTGTAGATATTACTGGTCAAGCTCTATCGTCAATTCCTTTCGAATTGATTGGTTACTTACCACTTGAAGCATCACTAGAAGAACGTTTAAGTGAATACTTTGCAGACGTTAGAAATAGAATCAACAGAGTTCGTCAAAAAGCGAATGATGAAATTGCTAAGCACCATAGAGGAGATGAATTACCTCCAGGTGTAATCAAGAAAGTTACTATCTACGTTGCAATTAAAAGAAAGCTTCAGTCTGGTGATAAGATGGCCGGTCGTCACGGTAACAAAGGTGTTATCTCGAACGTTCTTCCTCAAGAAGATATGCCATTCCTAGCTGACGGTACTCCAGTTGAAATTGTACTTAACCCTCTTGGGGTTCCTTCTCGTATGAACATCGGTCAGCTACTAGAGCTCCACTTAGGTTGGGCAGGTCGTGGACTTGGTGAAAAGATGAAGGCTTTAATTGAAGATCAAGTAGCTATGGCCGAAATCAAAGACTATATCTATGCAATCTATGAAACTGAAGAAGTTAAAAATTGGCTTAAGAAAGCAAGTGATAAAGAAGTTCAAGCGGTAGCGGATCAATTAGCTACAGGTGTTAGATTCTCTACTTCAGCATTTGATGGTGCGAAGGAAGAAAAAATCAGAGACATGCTTGCTCTTGCTGATCTTGAAACTAACGGTAAGACTACATTATTTGACGGTATTACAGGTGACGCGTTTGCGGAAGATGTAACTGTTGGAGCTATGTACATGCTTAAGCTACATCACCTTGTAGATGAGAAACTTCATGCACGTTCTACAGGTCCTTACTCACTTGTAACTCAGCAGCCACTTGGTGGTAAGGCTCAGTTTGGTGGTCAGAGACTTGGGGAAATGGAAGTTTGGGCACTAGAAGCATATGGTGCGGCTTACACTCTTCAAGAGTTCTTAACTGTTAAATCTGATGATGTTATTGGTCGTACAAGAATGTATGAATCAATTGTAAAAGGTGAACAAGTTCTTGAACCAGGTCTTCCTGAATCGTTCAATGTTCTTATTCGCGAGCTACAAGCATTATGTTTAGACGTTAAGCTTGATGAGAGTACTGAAGAAGAATTTTTTAATTAA